GTATATTTGCAACAAGAGGTGATTACGCTTAAGAAAGAAAAACTCAAGCAAATTGAAGAGGCGCAAGAAGCGGCAAAGCAAGAGATAGAAGAAGCATATCAAAAGATTCATCACGAGCAAGTTGAAACTATTAAGGCAATTAAAAAAGAGCATGAATTGATGATTAAAAAGCTTGAAAAATCTATCGAGCAGCAAAAACAAAACATTTTAGAGCACGTCAAGCCATTTATTGCGGAAAATAAAGATGAAATTATCAGCAAAATCCAAAGTATAAAAGGTATCAAAGATGCAGCATCCTGAATTTTATATTTACACTTTATCTTTTAGTCTATTTTTCGTTATGTTCATTTCTATCATGCGTAAAAAAGGTGGGGCATTTTTCAAAGATAAGCAAAAGCAAATGGATAACTTTCTAGAAACAGCGCGATACCTGCAACGTGTATCACTGGGATATATTATGGAAGAAAAAAAACCTGATGGCGATCTTAAGAAAACACTGAAAATGATTCAAGATGAGTCAAAGCAGAAGGTGAAGGAGATTCAAG
The genomic region above belongs to Alphaproteobacteria bacterium and contains:
- a CDS encoding ATP synthase F0 subunit B, whose amino-acid sequence is MLPQFDVATFPSQFFWLTISFSIVLGGMVFLVLPKYKKMLSKRLSKLKNEVDTAVYLQQEVITLKKEKLKQIEEAQEAAKQEIEEAYQKIHHEQVETIKAIKKEHELMIKKLEKSIEQQKQNILEHVKPFIAENKDEIISKIQSIKGIKDAAS